Below is a window of Nitrospirota bacterium DNA.
GAGGACTTCCACGACGTGTATAATGGGGCGGACCTTGCGGACAGGCTGGTCTTCACCGGCTACGTAGACAGGCAAACCCTTACCGCACTTCTCGAAAATGCCAGGGTATTAGCCATCGTCTCATTGATGGAGGGTTTTGGCCTGCCGGTTTTGGAAGCCATGGCCGCAAACGTGCCCGTGTTGTCTTCCAACGTCTCATCGCTGCCGGAGGTTGCCGGAGACGCTGCCTTTTACGTAGACCCACTCGACGTAGATTCCATTACAAAGGGGCTTCACAGGCTTTTGTCCGATGAGGCGCTAAGAACAGACCTCACCGTAAGAGGAGTAAAAAGGTTAAATAACTTTTCCTGGGAATCCGCCGCTCAAAAGACTATGGACGTGTTCCTGGCCGCAGTTGGAAAAAAGCCGTAGTGTCATGTCAATTATCCAAAGTTGGATAAAATCGTGATAGCTTTATCCGACTTAGCGGGCCAGCAGTCTGTCCTCTTCCGTTTAGAGAAGACCCGGCAAGATGCATGGAAGCTATTTTATCGATTATAAGGAAAGCGAAAAAAAGCTTGCCGATACCGGAAATTGATTTATTCCCATAATTTATAACTTTACACGCTTTCTCTTCACAAACCCAAAAGCATAGTAGCCACTATTAACGGAATACACACAAAATAATAGAGTTTCAATCCACGCTCCCGCATGGGGAGCGACCTTGCCCGGTCTGCTGCGGCCAGGGCGATCCGTCGTTTCAATCCACGCTCCCGCATGGGGAGCGACTCACGCCATATAGTACGCCACCGTTGGAATTGCCGGTTTCAATCCACGCTCCCGCATGGGGAGCGACCAACTATCTTGGCTATAGCGATTGGCGACTACCGGTTTCAATCCACGCTCCCGCATGGGGAGCGACCTTCGACGCTAAAAAGGGCACCACGCGCGTTCTGAGTTTCAATCCACGCTCCCGCATGGGGAGCGACTTCGGCACAATCCCGACGGACAGCGTTCAGATTTGTTTCAATCCACGCTCCCGCATGGGGAGCGACTTCATTAAGGCGGGTCGGATTTTCGTAGACAATGAGTTTCAATCCACGCTCCCGCATGGGGAGCGACCTGAGCCTCGCCCATTGCCAGCGTCCAATATTTAGTTTCAATCCACGCTCCCGCATGGGGAGCGACTAGGCGATTGGGCCGTTATAGAGGCTCAAAAACCCGTTTCAATCCACGCTCCCGCATGGGGAGCGACTTTATTCGCGCTCCGGGAATATCAAGGCGTCCCCGGGTTTCAATCCA
It encodes the following:
- a CDS encoding glycosyltransferase, producing the protein EDFHDVYNGADLADRLVFTGYVDRQTLTALLENARVLAIVSLMEGFGLPVLEAMAANVPVLSSNVSSLPEVAGDAAFYVDPLDVDSITKGLHRLLSDEALRTDLTVRGVKRLNNFSWESAAQKTMDVFLAAVGKKP